From Caulobacter segnis, a single genomic window includes:
- a CDS encoding cytochrome c encodes MLKRILVGFLALAVVGLVGFGVFAWRPSIGKIAPPAPTSFSLDMVARGEVLAGAGYCSTCHTTKGGQPFAGGYPMKTSFGVIYSTNITPDPKTGIGAWSEAAFSRALREGVGRDGSHLFPALPYDHFTKLSDADVSALYAYMMTRPAVVAPAKRNGIPFPLNIRALQAGWKLLFFKPGRFEPDKTKSPEWNRGAYLAEGLSHCGACHTPRNALGAEKRDKAFAGAAIDNWIAPPLTAANPSPAPWDRAELIAYLRTGVSRYHGVAAGPMAPVVHDGLVKLPDADIQALAVYFADLDAAAGRSGALAPALQRAAAADRLNVGPQNDPSARLYTAACASCHYNGVGQPNPLRPDLALNSAVNLDDPTNLIRVVLYGVSARDGAPGVVMPGFSRFSDADVAKLAAYLRATRTDKPAWPDLDKKVAAIRAQEK; translated from the coding sequence GTGCTGAAACGTATCCTCGTCGGGTTCCTGGCTCTGGCGGTCGTGGGGCTGGTTGGCTTCGGCGTCTTCGCTTGGCGCCCGTCGATCGGCAAGATCGCGCCGCCTGCGCCGACCAGCTTCTCCCTGGACATGGTCGCGCGAGGCGAGGTGCTCGCGGGGGCGGGGTATTGCTCGACCTGTCACACCACCAAGGGCGGGCAGCCATTCGCCGGCGGCTACCCGATGAAGACCAGTTTCGGTGTGATCTACTCGACCAACATCACGCCCGACCCCAAGACGGGGATCGGCGCCTGGTCGGAAGCGGCGTTCAGTCGGGCGCTGCGCGAGGGCGTCGGCCGCGACGGTTCGCACCTCTTCCCGGCCTTGCCCTATGATCACTTCACCAAGCTGTCGGACGCCGACGTCTCGGCCCTCTACGCCTACATGATGACGCGGCCGGCCGTCGTCGCGCCGGCCAAGCGCAACGGCATTCCCTTCCCGCTGAACATTCGCGCCTTGCAGGCCGGCTGGAAGCTTCTGTTCTTCAAGCCGGGGCGCTTCGAGCCCGACAAGACCAAGAGCCCGGAATGGAACCGCGGCGCCTACCTGGCCGAAGGCCTTAGCCACTGCGGCGCCTGTCATACGCCGCGCAACGCCCTTGGGGCCGAGAAGCGCGACAAGGCCTTCGCCGGGGCCGCGATCGACAATTGGATCGCGCCGCCGCTGACCGCCGCCAATCCTTCGCCCGCGCCCTGGGACCGGGCCGAGCTGATCGCCTATCTGCGGACTGGCGTCAGCCGCTATCACGGTGTCGCCGCCGGTCCGATGGCGCCCGTGGTGCACGATGGCCTGGTCAAGTTGCCCGACGCCGACATTCAGGCCCTGGCGGTCTATTTCGCCGATCTAGACGCCGCCGCGGGCAGGTCGGGGGCCTTGGCTCCGGCCTTGCAACGGGCCGCCGCCGCCGATCGCCTGAACGTCGGGCCGCAGAACGACCCGTCCGCGCGCCTCTACACGGCCGCCTGCGCTTCTTGCCACTATAACGGCGTCGGCCAGCCCAACCCGCTGCGGCCCGATCTGGCGCTGAACAGCGCCGTCAATCTGGACGACCCGACCAATCTGATCCGGGTGGTGCTGTACGGCGTCAGCGCCCGTGATGGCGCGCCGGGGGTGGTGATGCCCGGCTTCAGCCGCTTCAGCGACGCCGACGTCGCCAAGCTGGCGGCCTATCTGCGCGCCACGCGCACCGACAAGCCTGCCTGGCCGGACCTCGACAAGAAGGTCGCGGCGATCCGCGCGCAGGAGAAGTG